CGACCAGCGGTATCGAAAAATCTAAATCGGTCAAAAGTGGGGGATTGGCCGGACTCACCAGCAAAGTCTCCGTACGCCAGCTCCGTACCGAAATCGGCAAAGAAGGCCTACGGCAAGCAGCTGTCGACGCCGGAAGAAAGCCACCCTCTGACCGAACACTGCGCCGCTGGGCGCAGCAAGGACGAATCCCACACCCCGACGTCACCGAACGTGCACAACGGCGAGCCGCCATCGAACGCCTCGGCGGAATCGACGCTGTCGCAAAGAAAATCGGCCGTTCACGATCAGCGGTCTCTCGCTACCGTTCCGGCGAAACCAACGAACTGCGCGCCGATGCGAAAAAGAAGCTCAAGAACGTCAAAGCTCGCGACATCATGGACCGCGCCGGCGTCCTGCGACCCGACGGACAACCCAAAAAAGCCACCATCCGAGTCCGCGGGGGAGTGTCGGTCCGCAACGGCTCCGAAGAGGGCTACGACTACCGAGTGCGTACCCTCGACTTCGCGAACTCCGACAGCCCCTTCAGTCTCGACGAAACACGAGAACTCGCCATGGCCTTGGCCAACGACGATCATGCCCGGGTGGTTGCCATCCTCGAACGTCACGCCACGATGGACTACCCCGAGAACAAGGGATTCGACCAGTACGGCGACACTTTCGGATTCCACTTCGATTCCATCGAATCCGTCCACATCGACTGGACATAGAACTGTCTGCCCTGCCCCTCGACGCACCGGGCAGGACCAGGCATCGCATTCGCAGACCCTCGTGCGAAACACCGGTAGCGATCTCTTGGCACCACTGGATACGTCGGCCAGGTTCGGAATCGAATCGCGCCCCTCATCCGGAGTTGTCCGGTTTGGCAGGCAGATGGGAGTCGAGTTCGGAGACAGTGGCTTCCACAGCTGCCGCGATCTCGTCGTCGGCAGGAACGAGAGCGCGAACCTGGGAGGGGAGAGTCTCATAGGTGTAGTCGGCTACGGCGAGGGGTGCAGTTGTCCCGGCAAGCGAATACCGGACGACGTTGTCGTTGCAGCCCGCGCAGAGCAAGATCCCCACAGTCGGGGCGTGGATGTCCTTGTCGCGGAGGTTGTCGTCGATCCACGAAACATAGAACCCGAGCTTCCCGACATACTCCGGCTCAAACCTGCCTACCTTCAACTCGACGACAACGAACCTCGCTTGCACCCAGTTGAAGAACAACAAGTCCATATAGAAATCCTGATCACCGACCTCGAAATGGTACTGGCGCCCGACAAAAGCGAACCCGTGTCCCAGTTCGAGGAGAACTGCTCCAGTCGACGTATCAGTGCGGACTCCAGTTTCCGCTCCGCGACACGTTCGGTGATATCGAGAAAATCGAAGACGTACGGGTCACACACCAACTGTTGAGCGAGATCGGAATCCTCGGACGGACGATGGTCCTGAAAATTCGACGGTGCCGCACCGATCCTGCGCCGTAAACCGCTGTTGATCTGATTTTGCAGCACATTGCGCGACCACCCGTGTTCAGCAGCGGCCGATGCATACCAGTCGCGGTCGGATCGGCTATCGAGTTTGTCGAGCAATACCGTCACATGACCCCACGGCAATTTGCCAACAGGTTGTTGGCCAATTGCATCGCGGCCCCAGATGCTCGCCATCTGCCGCATGTACTTCAGACTGGTCCGCGACAACCCACGCATGTCGGGAAACGCTGATCAAAGATCGACGGCGAGCCTGTCGATCACCTTTGAACCCCAGCCCTCGGCTTCCTGACGCTGCACGATTGCGTTCCCTATGCCCCAATAGAGGCTGAGCAGTTCGGTGTTGACGATTCGGGTGGCGCAGATACGGGCTAGTCGAACCTGCGACTCGCCATGACCGAGAAGCTGGGACGGTCCGTTGGCAGCAGTTCAGCCGGCACATCACCTGTCGATCTCCACCCAGCGCTCCCGGAACGCTCACCGGACATGCCCCCAATTGACACCTCAGCTCGCAGGAGCGGCGACTCGGGCGAGAGGATGCGCACTAGACACGGGATCACCGACCCTCGCGCAGCTGAGTTCTTCACAGGGCGCGTTGATCGGAGTCGGTCCGTCCAGCACCATGACGGCCCTCACCTGAAATCGGGCGCTTCAAGCCAGTCCGCGCGCGGACAGGTAGATCGTGTCCCCTGGTAGAGAAAGGTTCTCATGCAGTCCCTAGGTTCGACCATCCACCGTCCGGTCTGCATGCTGATGACGGCACCAGTCGTCGCAGCCTCCATCGCTTTGATGTCGCCGGGCATCGCGTCCGCCCAACCGAACGGATGCTCGAAGACTTTCAACCTGTTCATTCCCGGGACCTGGGAAACCGCAGAAGACGCCGATCCCTCGATCCCGGTCGGTATGCTCAAACCGATCGCCCATAGCATCACGGACAAGCACGGTAGCGCGGCGCAGATCTACACTCTGCCATACATGGCCCGAGCATTCGACAACGGAAAAACCTACGCAGACAGCAAATCTGATGGTTTGACGAGGGCGAAGGACGTGATCTCCGAGATCGCAGCGAAATGTTCCGACACCAAATTCACGATCACCGGCTATTCCCAGGGTGCGGACATCGCAGGTGATCTTGCCTCTGAAATCGGCAACGGCTCCGGCCCCATCAAGGCAGAGCACGTACTCGCGGTCGGGCTTCTCGCCGATCCCGGTTCCGGAACGAACGGTGAAGCAGTCATCGGCCCGAAGCCGTCAGGGACGGGGATCGCCGATCCGCGGCCGCAGGGCATGGGGAAGCTGTCGGGCCGGGTCGCGTCGATCTGCGATCCGAAAGACCTCTACTGCTCGATCCAAAAAGGTTCGAGTCCGCTGCTCGGATCGCTGGGTTCAGTGCTCACCAGAGCACCGAGTGCTGGAGTTGACGGCCAGGTAGACGGCAATTCACACCTGGCCACCGCTCTGGCGTCGGATTTCTCCCAAGCCGACCTTCCCGGCCTCGCCACAGCCACTGGCAATCTGACCAGTGAACTGTCGACGACGGACGGCACAGTCGACCTCGAGAAGGTCGCCTCCAGCGCGACAACTCTGGCGAACACCATCAGCCCACTCGCCGACCTACTGGGCTCCGGTGCCGCCAATCCTGCGGCGAACGGGCAACTCGCTGCAGCTCCCGCCAGGACAGCCGAAAACAATGCCAGCCAGGTTCTGGACAAGGCCGGCGAATCCGATCTCAGCGGTGCGCTCTCGACAGTGACCACGATCGCCAACACCGCGAGCACGCTCGCCAGCAAGGGCTCCACGACGTTGCCTGCCTCATCTCCGGACCTGACCTCCCTCTCGGCCGCCGCCGGCACCCTCGACCGCCAGATCGCGCCGCTCCTGGCGACACCGAGTGACGTCCTCGGATCTGCCTCCGGAGTCCTCTCCTTACTCAAACCCACCGTCGTCGTCAACCAAATGCTCAACGTCGCCACCGGCCTCACCTCCCTGGATATGCCTGCGATCCTGACAAACCTCAACCTTCTCCCGCAGAAGGTCGCCGCGCTCGACGCCCACGGTGCCCACAAGGTCGC
The sequence above is drawn from the Rhodococcus qingshengii JCM 15477 genome and encodes:
- a CDS encoding cutinase family protein, with the translated sequence MQSLGSTIHRPVCMLMTAPVVAASIALMSPGIASAQPNGCSKTFNLFIPGTWETAEDADPSIPVGMLKPIAHSITDKHGSAAQIYTLPYMARAFDNGKTYADSKSDGLTRAKDVISEIAAKCSDTKFTITGYSQGADIAGDLASEIGNGSGPIKAEHVLAVGLLADPGSGTNGEAVIGPKPSGTGIADPRPQGMGKLSGRVASICDPKDLYCSIQKGSSPLLGSLGSVLTRAPSAGVDGQVDGNSHLATALASDFSQADLPGLATATGNLTSELSTTDGTVDLEKVASSATTLANTISPLADLLGSGAANPAANGQLAAAPARTAENNASQVLDKAGESDLSGALSTVTTIANTASTLASKGSTTLPASSPDLTSLSAAAGTLDRQIAPLLATPSDVLGSASGVLSLLKPTVVVNQMLNVATGLTSLDMPAILTNLNLLPQKVAALDAHGAHKVAGDLNNQFSPLVKMAAGIDLKWVSQILSAIPDPSGYSKVAALVASILGGVDINNLANLVGRVQEIAWAAVEKLLPPPGQLSDPLGAGAAMTGLVPVGLELATVAVNMLAGKATKTDPTLLGKQASTAATTDSAQTQNLELSALANSLTAMASAQGANDLASLIGEGLDAASFFASGTHQNYNSLVVDNAGRNAIQWISDWLNLQIGRGA